A stretch of [Clostridium] scindens DNA encodes these proteins:
- a CDS encoding aminoglycoside phosphotransferase family protein, with product MKLENGNLILKRPYKEVYKCDNSIVKVFETFHPKSAVFNEALNTVRVEETGLDIPKLKEVTQIDGKWSLVIEYKDGKTLEEMMKIDHDNLEKYMSDFVDLQLKVHEKKAPLLNKLKDKLARQINGLKELDATQRYELLTRLESMPKHTKLCHGDFNPSNVIVGKNGKMTVVDWAHATQGNASADAAMTYLLFALKDQEAADLYLNLFCKKSDTARQYVQQWLPIVAASQLEKDNELEKDFLMKWIDVMDYQ from the coding sequence ATGAAACTGGAGAATGGTAATCTGATATTAAAACGTCCTTACAAAGAGGTTTATAAATGCGATAATAGCATTGTCAAAGTATTTGAGACCTTCCATCCGAAGTCAGCAGTCTTTAATGAGGCTTTGAATACGGTAAGGGTAGAAGAGACTGGCTTAGATATACCAAAGCTGAAGGAAGTGACCCAGATCGACGGGAAGTGGTCGCTGGTCATCGAATACAAGGATGGCAAGACGCTGGAAGAGATGATGAAGATCGACCATGACAACCTGGAGAAATACATGTCTGATTTCGTGGATCTGCAGTTGAAGGTACATGAGAAGAAGGCGCCGCTGCTGAACAAGCTGAAGGATAAGCTTGCAAGGCAGATCAATGGCTTGAAAGAACTGGATGCTACTCAGAGATATGAACTTCTGACCCGGTTAGAAAGCATGCCAAAGCATACGAAGCTATGTCACGGAGATTTCAATCCCAGCAATGTGATCGTAGGAAAGAACGGGAAGATGACGGTTGTTGACTGGGCGCATGCCACCCAGGGAAATGCAAGCGCCGATGCGGCAATGACCTATCTTCTGTTCGCGCTTAAGGATCAGGAAGCGGCAGACCTGTATCTGAACCTATTCTGCAAGAAGAGCGACACCGCCAGACAGTACGTGCAGCAGTGGCTTCCGATCGTAGCAGCTTCGCAGCTGGAGAAAGACAATGAGCTGGAAAAAGATTTCCTGATGAAATGGATTGATGTGATGGATTATCAATAG
- a CDS encoding Cof-type HAD-IIB family hydrolase, protein MKIKARMIGLDLDGTLLTTEKEFTPYTKEILRKAIAQGIVVLPATGRPLSGIPCELLHFPGIRYAITANGARVVESQTGRTIEEKLVSAPIARKVLEIFEHYDTLREIYYDGIGYAQEEALKNVERYIESPPMANYIVTTRRPVPDVRAKFEAENRAVDKMQGLFASLGDRDAAAEELKSIPGIVVTGALDKNIEVNAQGVNKGDALIDLGKRLGIRRENILAFGDGSNDLYMMQKVGTGVAMENGTEEVKEAADYVALSNDEEGVARFIEEYVLD, encoded by the coding sequence ATGAAGATTAAGGCCAGAATGATCGGGCTGGATCTGGATGGAACGCTATTAACTACCGAAAAAGAATTTACCCCTTATACAAAGGAGATCCTAAGAAAAGCAATTGCCCAGGGAATCGTAGTTCTTCCGGCTACCGGGAGGCCCCTGAGCGGCATACCATGCGAACTGCTCCATTTTCCGGGGATACGCTACGCCATTACAGCCAACGGAGCAAGAGTGGTAGAATCCCAGACTGGCAGGACCATAGAGGAAAAACTGGTTTCCGCGCCGATCGCCAGAAAGGTTCTGGAAATCTTTGAACATTATGATACGCTTCGGGAGATATACTATGATGGAATCGGCTATGCCCAGGAAGAGGCGCTTAAGAATGTCGAGCGCTATATAGAGTCTCCGCCTATGGCTAACTATATTGTGACGACCCGAAGGCCGGTGCCGGATGTACGTGCCAAGTTCGAGGCAGAGAACCGTGCGGTGGATAAGATGCAGGGACTGTTCGCATCCTTAGGAGACCGGGACGCGGCGGCAGAAGAACTAAAAAGCATTCCAGGCATCGTGGTTACAGGAGCCCTGGATAAGAATATCGAGGTCAATGCGCAGGGCGTGAATAAAGGCGATGCATTGATTGATCTGGGGAAAAGACTTGGCATCAGAAGGGAAAATATCCTGGCTTTCGGGGATGGGTCCAATGATCTGTATATGATGCAGAAGGTGGGAACCGGAGTAGCTATGGAAAACGGAACAGAAGAGGTAAAAGAAGCAGCAGACTATGTGGCGCTATCCAATGACGAGGAAGGGGTTGCCAGATTCATAGAGGAATATGTGCTGGATTAA
- a CDS encoding undecaprenyl-diphosphate phosphatase, with amino-acid sequence MLDVLKVIILGIVEGITEWLPVSSTGHLILVGDVLKPSMSDAFMEMFNVVIQLGAIMAVVVLYFHKLNPFSPRKTSKQKMLTWQMWIKVLIASVPAGIVGILFNDILDELFYKPFPVAVMLIVYGVLFIIVENRNAGRKPSVRRISELSVSMLIWIGVFQMLALIPGTSRSGATIVGALIIGVSREVAAEFTFFLAIPAMFGASLLKLVKFGFHFTGAEFGLLILGCLVSFGLSVVAIKFLMGYIKKHDFKIFGYYRIILGGIIVVVTLVQTFLA; translated from the coding sequence ATGTTAGATGTATTAAAAGTAATCATTCTTGGAATCGTTGAAGGAATTACGGAATGGCTGCCAGTCAGCAGTACCGGGCATCTGATCCTGGTGGGAGACGTGCTTAAGCCAAGCATGAGCGATGCGTTCATGGAGATGTTTAACGTGGTGATCCAGCTGGGGGCCATAATGGCGGTTGTGGTTCTGTATTTCCACAAGCTGAATCCATTCTCGCCGAGAAAGACCAGCAAGCAGAAGATGCTGACCTGGCAGATGTGGATCAAGGTGCTGATCGCATCCGTTCCGGCTGGCATCGTGGGAATTCTGTTTAACGACATTCTGGATGAACTATTTTATAAGCCGTTTCCAGTGGCAGTTATGCTGATCGTCTATGGCGTGCTGTTTATAATAGTAGAAAACCGTAATGCGGGAAGAAAGCCATCCGTAAGGAGGATATCTGAACTGTCCGTTTCTATGCTGATCTGGATTGGCGTATTCCAGATGCTGGCGCTGATTCCAGGTACGTCCAGATCAGGAGCGACGATCGTAGGCGCTCTGATTATCGGCGTGTCAAGGGAAGTGGCGGCAGAATTTACATTCTTCCTGGCAATTCCGGCCATGTTTGGCGCCAGTCTACTGAAACTGGTGAAGTTTGGATTTCATTTTACAGGGGCAGAATTCGGCCTGCTGATACTGGGATGCCTGGTATCCTTTGGCTTGTCTGTCGTAGCGATCAAGTTCCTGATGGGCTATATCAAGAAGCATGACTTTAAAATATTCGGCTACTACAGGATCATTCTGGGAGGCATCATCGTAGTAGTCACATTGGTTCAGACGTTTCTTGCATAA
- a CDS encoding cell wall hydrolase translates to MISTKKKRILRSALALVLTAVTIASVNTSVYSAPSAEELEDTTSGLQGELDDLNSQLSSLSAELDSASSKIEDLSADVEKAKLDLAAAQLNEDAQYDAMKDRIKFMYEGGSASLIQILFSSQNMADFLNKAEYVTTISEYDRSMLDELRDVRISVEEKQSDLVSKQQELASLQENLEAKKNELNSKISSTSGQLDDYKSQLERAKAAEEASKVAQNNDISGSVTPPANNGNSNNSSNSNSNSGQINANTSDVALFAALLECESGSYDGMLAVATVIMNRVASPSYPNSIREVIYQPGQFGPTWNGSLNRVLARGPSSTAYSVAQAALGGARHSAVINCYSFNGAAWTDVPGVVIGGNVFY, encoded by the coding sequence ATGATAAGTACGAAAAAGAAACGTATATTACGGTCAGCCCTGGCGCTGGTTCTAACCGCCGTAACAATTGCTTCTGTGAATACTTCGGTATATTCGGCACCTTCCGCAGAAGAACTGGAAGATACTACCTCCGGCCTGCAGGGTGAATTGGATGATTTGAACAGTCAATTATCGTCCTTAAGCGCTGAACTGGACTCAGCCTCTTCAAAGATTGAAGATTTATCCGCTGATGTAGAAAAAGCCAAGCTTGACCTGGCGGCAGCCCAGCTTAATGAGGACGCACAGTATGATGCCATGAAGGACAGGATTAAGTTCATGTATGAAGGCGGCAGCGCCTCCTTGATTCAGATCTTATTCTCTTCTCAAAATATGGCGGATTTTCTTAACAAAGCAGAATATGTAACAACGATAAGCGAATATGACAGATCCATGCTGGACGAGTTGCGCGATGTGCGTATCAGCGTCGAAGAAAAGCAGTCGGATCTGGTGAGCAAGCAGCAAGAACTTGCTTCATTGCAGGAAAACCTGGAGGCAAAAAAGAATGAGCTGAATTCCAAGATCTCATCTACCTCCGGACAGCTGGATGATTATAAATCGCAGCTGGAACGCGCAAAGGCCGCCGAGGAAGCCAGCAAAGTGGCACAGAACAATGATATTTCCGGCTCCGTTACGCCTCCTGCCAATAATGGTAACAGTAACAACAGCAGCAATTCGAATTCCAACTCTGGTCAGATAAATGCTAACACCAGTGATGTCGCATTATTTGCTGCTCTTCTCGAGTGCGAATCCGGCAGTTACGACGGCATGCTTGCCGTTGCAACGGTTATTATGAACAGGGTTGCAAGCCCCAGCTATCCCAATTCGATACGCGAAGTCATCTATCAGCCAGGCCAGTTCGGCCCAACCTGGAATGGCAGTCTGAACAGAGTTCTGGCAAGAGGGCCTTCCTCAACAGCCTATTCTGTCGCCCAGGCGGCTTTAGGCGGCGCACGCCACTCTGCCGTCATCAATTGCTATTCTTTTAATGGAGCGGCATGGACTGATGTACCGGGAGTCGTGATCGGTGGAAATGTATTCTATTAG